One region of Esox lucius isolate fEsoLuc1 chromosome 17, fEsoLuc1.pri, whole genome shotgun sequence genomic DNA includes:
- the tspan2a gene encoding tetraspanin-2a isoform X1, with translation MSKVQGGMKCVKYLLLIFNLIFWLSGSLVLALGLWLRFDPETVQLLNGEAPDTFFIAVYILIGAGGIMMLVGFFGCCGTLKESQCLLASFFACLIVIFGAEVAAGVFGFMNKEKIIDDVQKFYSESIMESSESSNRTAIVANYHTVLNCCSDSTSNLSLCTDAEDDTKDCLVAIMDFFNEKLNIIGYVGIGVAGVMIIGMIFSMVLCCAIRNNREVI, from the exons atGAGTAAAGTTCAAGGTGGGATGAAATGCGTGAAATATCTGCTATTAATTTTCAACCTCATATTCTGG CTGTCTGGCTCATTGGTGTTGGCCTTGGGATTATGGCTGAGGTTTGATCCAGAGACAGTCCAGCTTTTGAATGGTGAAGCTCCAGATACATTCTTTATAG CCGTGTACATCCTGATTGGTGCAGGTGGGATCATGATGCTGGTGGGATTCTTTGGTTGCTGTGGAACTTTGAAGGAGTCACAGTGTCTCCTCGCCTCG TTCTTTGCCTGCCTTATCGTTATCTTCGGTGCAGAGGTTGCTGCTGGTGTGTTTGGATTCATGAACAAAGAGAAG ATCATCGATGATGTTCAAAAGTTCTACAGTGAATCTATCATGGAAAGCTCTGAAAGTTCCAACCGCACGGCCATAGTGGCCAATTACCACACTGTG ctaAATTGCTGTAGTGACTCCACGTCTAACCTTTCTCTGTGTACTGATGCTGAGGATGACACCAAG GACTGTCTCGTTGCGATAATGGACTTTTTCAATGAAAAGCTCAACATTATTGGTTATGTGGGGATTGGTGTAGCAGGTGTCATG ATCATTGGTATGATTTTCAGCATGGTCCTCTGCTGTGCAATTCGCAACAACAGGGAGGTGATCTAG
- the tspan2a gene encoding tetraspanin-2a isoform X2: MREISAINFQPHILAVYILIGAGGIMMLVGFFGCCGTLKESQCLLASFFACLIVIFGAEVAAGVFGFMNKEKIIDDVQKFYSESIMESSESSNRTAIVANYHTVLNCCSDSTSNLSLCTDAEDDTKDCLVAIMDFFNEKLNIIGYVGIGVAGVMIIGMIFSMVLCCAIRNNREVI, translated from the exons ATGCGTGAAATATCTGCTATTAATTTTCAACCTCATATTCTGG CCGTGTACATCCTGATTGGTGCAGGTGGGATCATGATGCTGGTGGGATTCTTTGGTTGCTGTGGAACTTTGAAGGAGTCACAGTGTCTCCTCGCCTCG TTCTTTGCCTGCCTTATCGTTATCTTCGGTGCAGAGGTTGCTGCTGGTGTGTTTGGATTCATGAACAAAGAGAAG ATCATCGATGATGTTCAAAAGTTCTACAGTGAATCTATCATGGAAAGCTCTGAAAGTTCCAACCGCACGGCCATAGTGGCCAATTACCACACTGTG ctaAATTGCTGTAGTGACTCCACGTCTAACCTTTCTCTGTGTACTGATGCTGAGGATGACACCAAG GACTGTCTCGTTGCGATAATGGACTTTTTCAATGAAAAGCTCAACATTATTGGTTATGTGGGGATTGGTGTAGCAGGTGTCATG ATCATTGGTATGATTTTCAGCATGGTCCTCTGCTGTGCAATTCGCAACAACAGGGAGGTGATCTAG